In Thermococcus thioreducens, a genomic segment contains:
- a CDS encoding MinD/ParA family ATP-binding protein, with protein sequence MALIVVTGRGGAGKTTMTANLSTYLAMREYRVLAVDGDLYLPNLGFHFALDTVKYTLHSLLRNPDIDPEWAIYKHPQTGVHVMPGSTQLQDVLGISPKRLVDILERVKYKFGAVFVDSPTGIPFDTLPTFEVANYQLIVVEIERSPIYSFETMVKNEIEKLKVLGERYNLNIGVILNKVRESADVVEKIVNAVESDLDVPVIGWVPFDYNVPESINRGVPIVRYLPESDAAIALRETGEILEEWIFS encoded by the coding sequence ATGGCGCTGATAGTGGTGACGGGGAGGGGCGGTGCGGGAAAGACCACAATGACCGCAAACCTCAGTACGTATCTCGCGATGAGGGAGTACCGTGTTCTGGCGGTTGATGGTGATCTTTACCTCCCGAATCTTGGCTTTCACTTTGCTCTCGACACCGTAAAGTACACCCTCCACTCCCTTCTGAGAAATCCGGACATCGATCCGGAGTGGGCGATATACAAGCACCCTCAGACCGGAGTTCATGTCATGCCCGGGAGCACCCAGCTTCAAGATGTTCTCGGCATCTCGCCCAAGAGGCTCGTCGACATACTGGAGAGGGTCAAATACAAGTTTGGCGCCGTATTTGTGGACTCTCCCACGGGTATACCATTTGACACCCTCCCGACGTTTGAGGTCGCCAACTACCAGCTGATTGTTGTTGAAATCGAGCGTTCGCCGATATATTCTTTCGAGACCATGGTGAAAAACGAGATTGAGAAGCTGAAGGTTCTGGGCGAGAGGTACAACCTAAACATTGGAGTTATACTGAACAAGGTGAGGGAATCTGCCGACGTCGTTGAGAAAATAGTGAACGCAGTGGAGAGCGACCTGGACGTTCCAGTTATTGGATGGGTTCCCTTCGATTATAACGTTCCTGAGTCCATAAACAGGGGGGTTCCCATAGTCAGATACCTCCCTGAAAGCGATGCGGCGATAGCCCTTCGCGAAACGGGGGAGATACTTGAGGAATGGATATTCAGCTGA
- the pheS gene encoding phenylalanine--tRNA ligase subunit alpha yields MELSYQEKLTLIKLNEVKKVKFEDLVGRTGLDQVAVMRSLLGLQSRGLARLQEKSERIAKLTETGRKYAQIGLPEWRALAVLKERGKITLDDLRSVLSEDELKPIVGLLRKEGWASVGKEDGKLVLEITEKGMNAKERPIDLALKLLAERKAVPLSEIEKLVPAKELKRRKIAVEDTVTERLVEITPAGEELAPNIELKEEVSTLTPELIKSGKWREVEFKRFNIHAPVRKLHPGKKQPYRAFLDKLRRRLIEMGFIEMTVDSLIETQFWNFDALFQPQNHPARDWTDTYQLKYPKSGHLPAEELVARVKAAHEHGLAGSRGWGYVWSPKRAMLLMPRAHGTALDARQLAKGVEIPGKYFTIQRVFRPDVLDRTHLIEFNQIDGFVVGEDLTFRHLLGILKRFAVEIAGAKKVKFLPDYYPFTEPSVQMSAYHPELGWVEFGGAGIFREEMTKALGVDVPVIAWGIGIDRLAMFKLGIDDIRYLFSYDLRWLREARLVW; encoded by the coding sequence ATGGAGCTAAGCTATCAGGAAAAACTTACTCTCATAAAGCTCAACGAGGTTAAGAAGGTCAAATTTGAAGATCTCGTCGGGAGAACCGGCCTTGATCAGGTAGCCGTTATGCGTTCCCTCCTTGGACTTCAGAGCAGGGGGCTGGCGAGGCTTCAGGAAAAGAGCGAGAGAATAGCGAAGCTGACCGAAACCGGGAGAAAGTATGCCCAGATTGGTCTTCCCGAGTGGCGGGCACTCGCGGTTCTGAAAGAGAGAGGGAAGATAACCCTGGACGACCTCAGGAGCGTCCTCAGTGAAGACGAGCTGAAGCCCATAGTCGGGCTTCTAAGAAAGGAAGGCTGGGCATCTGTGGGGAAAGAGGACGGAAAGCTCGTTCTTGAAATCACCGAAAAGGGAATGAACGCGAAGGAAAGGCCGATTGACCTGGCCCTCAAGCTCCTTGCCGAGAGGAAAGCTGTCCCTCTGAGCGAGATTGAAAAACTTGTCCCGGCCAAGGAACTCAAGAGAAGAAAGATAGCCGTGGAAGACACTGTAACAGAAAGGCTCGTTGAGATAACGCCCGCGGGAGAGGAACTAGCCCCAAACATCGAGCTGAAGGAGGAGGTCTCCACCCTAACCCCAGAGCTGATAAAGTCCGGTAAGTGGAGGGAAGTTGAGTTCAAGCGCTTCAACATCCATGCCCCCGTCAGGAAACTGCACCCCGGCAAGAAGCAGCCGTATAGGGCATTCCTGGACAAACTGAGGAGAAGGTTAATCGAGATGGGTTTCATAGAGATGACCGTTGACAGCCTTATCGAGACCCAGTTCTGGAACTTCGATGCACTCTTCCAGCCCCAGAACCACCCGGCGAGGGACTGGACAGACACGTATCAGCTCAAATACCCAAAGAGCGGCCACCTGCCGGCGGAGGAGCTCGTCGCCAGGGTTAAGGCCGCCCACGAGCACGGTCTGGCGGGTTCAAGGGGCTGGGGCTATGTCTGGTCCCCTAAGAGGGCCATGCTCCTCATGCCGCGTGCCCACGGAACCGCACTGGATGCAAGGCAGCTCGCCAAAGGGGTGGAGATTCCCGGAAAATACTTCACGATACAGCGCGTTTTCCGTCCAGATGTCCTCGACAGGACGCACCTCATCGAGTTCAACCAGATCGACGGCTTCGTCGTCGGGGAAGACCTGACCTTCAGGCACCTGCTCGGAATACTAAAGCGCTTTGCTGTGGAGATAGCTGGGGCCAAGAAGGTCAAGTTCCTGCCTGACTACTATCCTTTCACAGAGCCGAGCGTCCAGATGAGCGCCTACCACCCCGAGCTCGGCTGGGTGGAGTTCGGCGGTGCCGGAATCTTCCGCGAGGAGATGACAAAGGCTCTTGGAGTTGACGTTCCAGTTATAGCGTGGGGGATAGGAATAGACAGACTTGCCATGTTCAAGCTCGGGATAGACGACATCCGCTACCTGTTCAGCTACGACCTGCGCTGGCTGAGGGAGGCAAGGCTCGTCTGGTGA
- the pheT gene encoding phenylalanine--tRNA ligase subunit beta produces the protein MPKFDVSKADLERLVGKEFSVEEWEDLFLYAKCELDDVWEENGEIYFKADSKDTNRPDLWSAEGIARQIRFALGLEKGLPKYEVEKSDVTVYVDEKLKEIRPYGVYAIVEGLSLDEEALKQMINLQEKVALTFGRRRREVAIGIFDFDRVKPPIYYRAAEKTEKFVPLGFDEELTLEEILERHEKGREYGHLIRDKPYYPLLVDSEGKVLSMPPIINSEITGRVTTETKNVFVDVTGWDLDKIMLALNVVVTALAERGGRIKSVKVVYPDFEIETPDLTPKEFEVELDYIKRLTGLELGDEDIKNLLERMMYQVELTDGKAKLLYPAFRDDIMHARDVLEDVLIAYGYNEIEPEEPELAVQGRGDKFVEFEDAVRELMVGFGLQEVMTFNLTNREAQYGKMRIEAGRDYSMPPPGELVEIENPISPKWSALRVWLTPSLLDFLAQNTHEEYPQRIFEVGKVTLIDESRETKTVSESKLAVALAHPRVTFTEAKEILESVMRHLGFEYVLEEIEHPSFIEGRVGRIVVDGKVIGIIGEIHPAVLENWGIEMPVAAFELFLRPLYREPYL, from the coding sequence ATGCCGAAGTTTGACGTTTCCAAGGCTGATCTTGAGAGGCTGGTCGGGAAGGAGTTCAGCGTTGAGGAGTGGGAGGACCTCTTCCTCTACGCCAAATGCGAGCTGGACGACGTCTGGGAGGAGAACGGTGAGATATACTTCAAGGCCGACTCCAAAGATACAAACAGGCCAGACCTTTGGAGCGCAGAGGGCATAGCGAGGCAGATCAGGTTTGCCCTCGGCCTGGAGAAAGGCCTGCCGAAATATGAAGTCGAAAAGAGCGACGTTACGGTTTACGTCGACGAGAAGCTGAAGGAAATCCGTCCCTACGGTGTCTACGCCATTGTTGAAGGACTGAGCCTCGACGAGGAGGCACTCAAGCAGATGATCAACCTCCAGGAGAAGGTCGCCCTGACCTTCGGGAGGAGGAGAAGAGAGGTAGCGATAGGCATCTTCGACTTCGACAGGGTGAAGCCGCCGATATACTACCGCGCCGCAGAGAAGACTGAAAAGTTCGTCCCGCTGGGCTTCGATGAGGAGCTGACGCTGGAAGAAATCCTTGAGAGGCACGAGAAGGGCAGGGAGTACGGCCACCTCATAAGGGACAAGCCCTACTACCCGCTCCTCGTTGACAGCGAGGGCAAAGTCCTTTCAATGCCCCCGATTATAAACTCCGAGATAACCGGAAGGGTAACCACCGAGACTAAGAACGTCTTCGTTGACGTGACTGGCTGGGATTTGGACAAGATAATGCTCGCCCTTAACGTCGTCGTTACGGCTTTAGCGGAGCGCGGGGGCAGGATAAAAAGCGTCAAAGTGGTCTACCCTGACTTTGAGATTGAGACCCCTGACCTCACCCCGAAGGAGTTCGAGGTCGAGCTGGACTACATCAAAAGGCTCACCGGACTGGAGCTGGGTGACGAGGACATCAAGAACCTCCTGGAGCGCATGATGTACCAAGTCGAACTGACCGATGGTAAGGCAAAGCTCCTCTATCCAGCCTTCCGCGACGACATAATGCACGCGCGGGACGTCCTTGAGGATGTCCTAATTGCCTACGGCTACAACGAGATAGAACCTGAGGAGCCTGAGCTGGCAGTGCAGGGCAGGGGAGACAAGTTCGTCGAGTTCGAGGACGCGGTCAGGGAGCTGATGGTGGGCTTCGGCCTGCAGGAGGTCATGACCTTCAACCTCACCAACAGGGAGGCCCAGTACGGGAAGATGCGTATCGAGGCCGGCCGGGACTACTCAATGCCCCCGCCGGGGGAGCTCGTTGAGATAGAGAACCCGATAAGTCCCAAGTGGTCGGCCCTCAGGGTATGGCTTACCCCCAGTCTGCTGGATTTCCTGGCCCAGAACACCCACGAGGAGTACCCGCAGAGAATCTTTGAGGTTGGAAAGGTCACCCTGATCGACGAGAGCAGGGAAACAAAAACCGTGAGCGAGAGCAAGCTGGCTGTGGCCCTTGCTCACCCGCGCGTAACATTTACAGAGGCCAAGGAGATACTCGAAAGCGTTATGCGCCACCTCGGCTTTGAATACGTGCTGGAGGAAATTGAACACCCGAGCTTCATAGAGGGCAGGGTCGGAAGAATAGTGGTGGACGGGAAGGTGATAGGGATAATCGGGGAAATCCACCCGGCGGTCCTAGAGAACTGGGGAATAGAAATGCCCGTGGCGGCCTTTGAACTGTTTTTGAGGCCGCTCTACAGGGAGCCCTATCTCTAG
- the hmgA gene encoding hydroxymethylglutaryl-CoA reductase (NADPH): MNVEELVDKVASGEIKLHQVEKYTDGDKRLATEIRRKALEKKLGVSLENIGHYSIDPNRLIGKNIENMIGVVQIPMGVAGPLKINGEYAKGEFYIPLATTEGALVASVNRGCSALTAAGGVKTTIIGDKMTRAPLLKCPDARRAREVAEWVKANIDYLQEKAVSKVTSHGKLRDVKPYIVGNNLYLRFEFETGDAMGMNMVTISSEEIMKVIEEHFPDVRYLALSGNLCVDKKPNAMNFINGRGKTVIAEAVIPREIVEKKLKTTPELIAEVNYRKNLVGSAQAGSYGFNAHFANIVGAIFLATGQDEAQITEGSHGITLAEVTPEGDLYISVTMPSLEIGTVGGGTRVPTQREALSIMGVAGGGDPPGTNAKKFAEIIAGAVLAGELSLLAAIAAKHLAKAHAELGR, encoded by the coding sequence ATGAACGTGGAAGAGCTTGTGGATAAGGTAGCCAGCGGAGAGATAAAGCTCCACCAGGTCGAAAAGTACACGGACGGCGATAAGAGACTCGCCACTGAAATAAGGAGAAAGGCACTTGAAAAGAAGCTCGGCGTCAGCCTTGAGAACATCGGCCACTACTCCATCGACCCCAACAGGTTGATAGGCAAGAACATCGAGAACATGATAGGCGTCGTCCAGATACCGATGGGCGTCGCTGGACCGCTTAAAATCAACGGCGAGTACGCTAAGGGCGAGTTCTACATACCGCTCGCAACCACCGAGGGCGCACTCGTTGCCTCAGTAAACAGGGGCTGTTCCGCTTTGACCGCCGCAGGGGGCGTCAAGACGACCATAATTGGCGACAAGATGACCCGTGCACCTCTCCTCAAGTGCCCCGACGCGAGGCGCGCCAGGGAAGTCGCCGAATGGGTCAAGGCCAACATTGACTACCTCCAGGAGAAGGCCGTGAGCAAGGTCACCAGTCACGGGAAGCTTAGGGACGTTAAGCCCTACATTGTCGGCAACAACCTCTACCTCCGCTTCGAGTTCGAAACTGGCGATGCCATGGGCATGAACATGGTGACGATATCGAGTGAGGAGATCATGAAGGTCATCGAGGAGCACTTTCCGGACGTGAGGTACCTCGCCCTCTCGGGCAACCTCTGCGTCGACAAAAAGCCCAACGCCATGAACTTCATCAATGGAAGAGGAAAGACCGTCATAGCCGAGGCCGTAATCCCGAGGGAGATTGTGGAGAAGAAGCTGAAGACGACGCCGGAGCTCATAGCCGAGGTCAACTACCGCAAGAACCTCGTCGGTTCGGCTCAGGCCGGTTCCTACGGCTTCAACGCCCACTTTGCCAACATAGTTGGTGCAATATTCCTCGCAACCGGCCAGGACGAGGCCCAGATTACCGAGGGCTCGCACGGCATAACCCTTGCAGAGGTCACCCCCGAGGGCGACCTCTACATCAGCGTCACCATGCCGAGCCTTGAGATTGGAACGGTCGGTGGAGGAACGAGGGTTCCAACCCAGAGGGAAGCGTTGAGTATAATGGGCGTCGCCGGCGGCGGAGATCCGCCGGGAACGAACGCCAAGAAGTTCGCGGAGATAATCGCTGGTGCCGTTCTTGCAGGGGAGCTTTCACTTCTGGCGGCGATAGCAGCAAAGCACCTGGCGAAGGCACATGCGGAGCTGGGGCGTTAA
- the tdh gene encoding L-threonine 3-dehydrogenase translates to MAEKMPAIVKTKPAYGAELVEVDVPKPGPGEVLIKVLATSICGTDLHIYEWNEWAQSRIKTPQIMGHEVAGEVVEVGPGVDTLEVGDYISVETHIVCGKCYACRHNRYHVCQNTKIFGVDMDGVFAEYAIVPAQNAWKNPKGMPPEYATLQEPLGNAVDTVLAGPIAGMSTLITGAGPLGLLGIAVAKAAGAYPVIVSEPSEFRRKLAKKVGADYVVNPFEEDPVKFVMDVTDGAGVEVFLEFSGAPKALEQGLAATTPGGRVSLLGLFPRDVTFDMNNLVIFKALEVHGITGRHLWETWYTVSSLIQSGKLNLDPIITHKYKGFDDFEEAFELMRAGKTGKVVFFPHRG, encoded by the coding sequence ATGGCCGAGAAGATGCCCGCCATTGTAAAAACCAAGCCCGCTTACGGCGCTGAACTCGTTGAAGTCGATGTCCCAAAGCCCGGACCGGGGGAGGTTCTCATCAAGGTTCTCGCGACGAGCATCTGCGGGACTGACCTCCATATTTACGAGTGGAACGAGTGGGCCCAGAGCAGGATCAAGACCCCCCAGATTATGGGGCACGAGGTCGCCGGCGAGGTAGTTGAGGTCGGCCCGGGTGTCGACACCCTTGAGGTCGGAGATTACATAAGCGTTGAGACCCACATCGTCTGCGGTAAGTGCTACGCCTGCAGGCACAACCGCTATCACGTCTGTCAGAACACAAAGATATTCGGCGTCGACATGGACGGTGTTTTTGCTGAGTACGCGATAGTCCCAGCCCAGAACGCCTGGAAGAACCCCAAGGGCATGCCGCCGGAGTACGCCACCCTTCAAGAGCCCCTCGGCAACGCAGTTGATACTGTTCTCGCAGGCCCGATAGCGGGAATGAGCACCCTCATAACCGGTGCCGGGCCACTTGGATTGCTCGGCATAGCGGTCGCCAAAGCGGCGGGTGCTTACCCTGTTATCGTAAGCGAACCGAGTGAGTTCAGGAGGAAGCTGGCCAAGAAAGTTGGAGCCGACTACGTGGTCAACCCCTTCGAGGAAGACCCGGTTAAGTTCGTGATGGACGTGACCGATGGGGCTGGTGTGGAGGTTTTCCTTGAGTTCAGCGGGGCGCCAAAGGCCCTTGAGCAGGGATTGGCGGCAACAACTCCCGGAGGAAGGGTTTCTCTGCTTGGACTCTTCCCGCGCGACGTCACCTTTGACATGAACAACCTCGTAATATTCAAGGCCCTTGAGGTTCACGGCATAACGGGCAGGCACCTCTGGGAGACCTGGTACACCGTCTCAAGCCTAATCCAGAGCGGCAAGCTCAACCTCGACCCGATAATCACCCACAAATACAAGGGCTTTGACGACTTCGAGGAAGCCTTCGAACTGATGAGGGCAGGCAAGACCGGAAAGGTCGTCTTCTTCCCTCACAGGGGCTGA